A window of the Nisaea acidiphila genome harbors these coding sequences:
- the erpA gene encoding iron-sulfur cluster insertion protein ErpA: MSLAENSTVENGSPAPSTGGRTFGLSESAAKRITRMLTMEEHGETKFMRVAVEGGGCSGFQYDFGFDDEVKEDDHTFVSHGVTVVVDDTSLDLLNGGELDYVEELLGAYFQVTNPNASSSCGCGTSFSI; the protein is encoded by the coding sequence ATGAGCCTCGCCGAAAACAGCACTGTCGAGAACGGATCTCCGGCCCCCTCCACGGGCGGCCGTACTTTCGGCCTGAGCGAGAGCGCGGCGAAACGCATCACCAGGATGCTGACGATGGAAGAGCACGGCGAGACCAAATTCATGCGTGTCGCCGTCGAGGGCGGCGGCTGCTCCGGCTTCCAGTACGATTTCGGCTTCGACGACGAGGTCAAGGAAGACGATCATACCTTCGTCAGTCACGGCGTGACGGTCGTGGTGGACGATACGTCACTCGATCTTCTCAACGGCGGCGAGCTGGATTATGTCGAGGAACTGCTCGGCGCCTACTTCCAGGTGACGAATCCGAACGCCTCGTCCTCCTGCGGCTGCGGCACCTCCTTCTCCATCTGA